A portion of the Pararge aegeria chromosome 10, ilParAegt1.1, whole genome shotgun sequence genome contains these proteins:
- the LOC120626986 gene encoding saccharopine dehydrogenase-like oxidoreductase has protein sequence MDPIIKTPARLDLVVFGASGYTGKHVVQELARICRSYPGFTWAVAGRNRERLEMVLRDAAKKSGSDLSSVRIIIADVDDEASLMSMCQQAKLVLNCCGPFVKFGQPVVETSIRYGAHYVDVSGEKLFLEILQQKYDQMAREAGVAVVTTCGLSSVPADLGVIYLQNNFGGTLNSVESYLIMHFPQKLLAERTKGVVRYSSWESMINSMAAMPLKEHKNSLTPQFVPELKRRCLVHKRLNRWCLPFPGTDAAVVDITQRHLLSAEQKRPAQYKAYITFSSICTAFGVVLAGALLFMFSKIPCLRKLLLNYPRICSFGIVTYDHPEDGVMDDMCFQYEMFGEGWVTGDDVEQTPPSKKVVGRVSVSGADPAYVGTAVVAIFCALAILQEQDKMLNSSGVMTPGVAFRNTSLIKNLQENNVKFEII, from the exons ATGGACCCTATTATTAAG ACACCAGCCCGATTGGATCTAGTGGTGTTCGGCGCCAGCGGATATACGGGCAAGCATGTGGTCCAAGAGTTAGCTCGCATTTGTCGAAGCTACCCCGGGTTCACCTGGGCAGTTGCTGGTCGGAACCGGGAACGTTTGGAAATGGTACTCAGGGATGCCGCTAAGAAAAGTG GTTCAGACTTATCTTCCGTAAGGATCATAATAGCTGATGTGGACGACGAAGCGTCGCTGATGTCGATGTGTCAGCAGGCCAAGCTGGTGTTGAACTGCTGCGGACCCTTCGTGAAGTTCGGACAGCCGGTGGTCGAGACGTCTATTCGCTACGGAGCGCATTATGTAGATGTCAGTGGCGAGAAACTG TTTTTGGAGATTCTACAGCAGAAATACGACCAAATGGCGCGAGAGGCGGGGGTCGCCGTGGTCACCACGTGTGGCCTCAGCAGTGTTCCGGCTGATCTGGGCGTTATATATTTGCAAAACAATTTTGGCG gtACACTGAATTCTGTCGAGTCGTATTTAATAATGCATTTTCCACAAAAGCTGTTGGCTGAAAGGACAAAAGGTGTCGTTCGCTACAGCAGTTGGGAGTCCATGATAAATAG CATGGCCGCTATGCCTTTGAAGGAACATAAAAACTCATTGACACCGCAGTTTGTACCTGAGCTGAAACGTAG ATGTCTCGTCCACAAAAGATTGAACAGATGGTGTCTTCCTTTCCCGGGCACTGACGCAGCGGTAGTTGACATAACCCAACGACATTTACTATCTGCAGAACAAAAGCGACCAGCTCAGTACAAAGCCTATATAACTTTCTCATCTATTTGCACCGCGTTTGGTGTAGTTTTGGCCGGCGCCTTACTGTTTATGTTTAGCAAAATACCGTGCTTGAGGAAATTGCTATTAAATTATCCGAGGATCTGCTCGTTTGGAATAGTGACGTATGACCACCCTGAAGATGGGGTAATGGATGATATGTGCTTCCAGTATGAGATGTTTGGGGAGGGTTGGGTGACAGGGGATGATGTTGAACAAACTCCACCCAGCAAAAAGGTCGTAGGTAGAGTGAGT GTCTCCGGAGCGGACCCCGCGTACGTGGGCACAGCTGTAGTTGCAATTTTCTGTGCACTCGCCATTCTTCAGGAGCAGGACAAAATGCTGAATAG CAGCGGTGTCATGACGCCCGGTGTTGCGTTCCGGAACACAagcttaattaaaaatctacaggaaaataatgttaaattcgaaattatc